A window of Methylomonas sp. 11b genomic DNA:
AGTGCACAAGGTTCGCACACATGTTAGCCTTACAATAGGCTATGTTTTAAGGCTCAAAAACACGGCAATGCGCTCTGGTTACAAAGCGCCCTCCCTCGCCTAACAGGGAGGGCCTTTTGGGGCGCATAGTCAATCAGAAGCAGGTATAAGGGCGCTGCCTGTGTTGCTGAAGAGGTTCGGCGATACTCGGTTAGCCATTCGGGTAGGAATGGCTAGGCAAATTATTAAAACTTTAATTCAATGGTGTTTCTAAATTATTTTCTATAATTGTAGTGTTATATTCATCTAAATATCTAATTAACTCATCCCTGTCAATAAGCTTGATTTTAGCGCTCAATGCAAGTTCTTTAGCGGATGGTGTAAAATATCTATTTGTAATAACTATGCCATCATTATAAGAATAAAATTGTTTGGCCGCAATAACTTCTTGGACTGCTTTATTTCCTATATTTCCTTGGTAGTTCTTTGCTTGAATAACTATTTTGCTTCCAAAAGACTCAATAAATAAATCTGCCCCTTGATCTCTTCCTTTTGGTGTACTTTTTACCTCGCAACCCCTCTTCCTAAATAAATCAACAAGAAATTCCTCAAATTGATAGCCATCCATGCCATCAATCGAGTAAATAGTTATGTATTGATTTGGGTTAAAACTTTCAAGTGTGTGCTGAAACCTATTTACTCTTGTTTTAAGATAAATTACCTCACAAATATCGTAGACATCTCTATGATTATTCAA
This region includes:
- a CDS encoding restriction endonuclease — its product is WIEEKGDLFRYELPLLIHYIYDNSLFTDSILYTRKIDPYGEEKDVNYALNNHRDVYDICEVIYLKTRVNRFQHTLESFNPNQYITIYSIDGMDGYQFEEFLVDLFRKRGCEVKSTPKGRDQGADLFIESFGSKIVIQAKNYQGNIGNKAVQEVIAAKQFYSYNDGIVITNRYFTPSAKELALSAKIKLIDRDELIRYLDEYNTTIIENNLETPLN